A genomic stretch from Anaerosporomusa subterranea includes:
- a CDS encoding GntR family transcriptional regulator, with translation MNRTYRSENSLNPLKDAVKQAVRNKIIENVFKPGQRIVETEIARDMQVSQIPVREALCGLEEEGLIKSVKYTGSFVTEINFKEMYHIYLLRSSIEANVIEMTLPKVTKAQFGTLHDIIDSMEDNQRKHVDYSCTSALDIEFHRIIVNWGDIETYNRIWTMLNGHIRRFIHFAHPQIANKQDRVYEDHKNLLRVLETRDVEEAKRVFKAHIMDAFNSGLFKVE, from the coding sequence ATGAATCGGACTTACAGAAGCGAAAATTCACTAAACCCCCTAAAAGATGCTGTAAAACAAGCGGTACGCAACAAAATTATCGAAAATGTGTTTAAACCGGGGCAGAGAATTGTTGAAACGGAGATTGCCCGAGACATGCAGGTCAGTCAGATCCCTGTACGCGAAGCCTTATGTGGTCTGGAGGAAGAAGGTTTAATTAAGTCTGTTAAATATACCGGATCCTTCGTAACTGAAATTAATTTCAAGGAAATGTATCACATCTATCTTCTAAGGTCTTCCATCGAGGCGAATGTCATTGAAATGACTTTGCCGAAGGTGACGAAAGCTCAGTTTGGCACACTGCACGACATTATAGACTCAATGGAGGACAACCAGAGGAAGCACGTCGATTACAGCTGTACATCGGCGCTGGATATCGAATTCCACCGAATAATAGTGAACTGGGGTGATATCGAAACATATAACCGCATTTGGACGATGCTGAATGGGCATATCCGGCGGTTTATTCATTTTGCCCACCCGCAGATTGCTAACAAACAGGACCGGGTATACGAAGATCATAAGAATTTGCTTAGGGTACTGGAAACCAGGGATGTGGAAGAGGCGAAACGGGTCTTTAAGGCACATATCATGGATGCCTTCAATAGCGGATTGTTTAAGGTTGAATAA